One Nocardia sp. BMG111209 DNA segment encodes these proteins:
- a CDS encoding prolyl oligopeptidase family serine peptidase, whose product MCAGHPRPPRSDTWDTLHGIRIPDPYRRLEDPADPDVPGWLAAQRQRTDACLAGLPGQQRLRMLVRDILVPGPTASPVKAAGAHRFRVGRANPAGPWHLQIADGPDADWRTLLDATSLGARPILRRWVPAPDGRYLAVQASIGGSEDTTPLSLIDTATATVVETCPLTRYSPVEWLADGSGYFYVRRHGNRCGSGVYRHLLGTPHTADELLIGDEDPVGRYHLALWHDRWLVVTGRSGTSRSTRVCVADVVAGGPPRAVGLGGLSSAGIVIDGADRMLALSTAASEFGQLLVADPVPSGGWGPWRVLVRADEPAVLSAFAVAAAGEEDRLLIVRERDGCVTLSVHDAHDGTWLLDADLPGAGTVAAITAGDEPGVLVLSYTDWLRPLGMWRLDVRTGAVAAADPAARALSGITVTRTTFRSGDGTEVPLTVLAPAGPRIPRPTILSCYGGFGITLRPGYQPDGLTWVRAGGVMAIAGVRGGGERGRQWHRDGAGVHKPNAFADLHAAGDWLVASGWTRRGGLALQGGSNGGLMAVGAMVARPRDYAVVVSAGAPLDMVRYERWGLGRAWREEYGSAADPVALRVLLRYSPYHNAVARAGTPCHWPPTLLTTGDSDTRVPAVHSLKMAAALDCDGGGPVLLDVIAGMGHAGGGRDPELALVRLLAFVARHTGLRLDYDPESADPAPPQPG is encoded by the coding sequence ATGTGCGCCGGACATCCCCGGCCGCCCCGGTCGGATACGTGGGATACGTTGCACGGCATCCGGATTCCGGATCCGTACCGCCGATTGGAGGATCCGGCGGACCCGGACGTGCCGGGCTGGCTGGCGGCCCAGCGGCAGCGCACCGACGCCTGCCTGGCCGGCCTGCCCGGTCAGCAGCGGCTGCGCATGCTGGTGCGCGACATCCTCGTTCCGGGACCGACCGCCTCGCCGGTGAAAGCCGCTGGCGCGCACCGGTTCCGGGTCGGCCGGGCGAATCCGGCGGGACCGTGGCACCTGCAGATCGCCGACGGCCCGGATGCGGACTGGCGAACCCTGCTCGACGCGACATCCCTGGGCGCACGGCCGATCCTGCGCCGTTGGGTGCCCGCGCCGGACGGCCGGTACCTCGCCGTACAGGCGAGTATCGGCGGGTCGGAGGACACCACCCCGCTGTCGCTGATCGACACCGCGACCGCGACCGTGGTGGAGACCTGCCCGCTGACCCGGTACTCGCCGGTGGAGTGGCTGGCCGACGGCAGCGGCTACTTCTATGTGCGCCGCCACGGGAACCGTTGCGGCAGTGGGGTGTACCGGCATCTGCTGGGAACCCCTCATACCGCCGACGAACTGCTGATCGGCGACGAGGATCCGGTCGGCCGCTACCACCTCGCCCTCTGGCACGATCGCTGGCTGGTCGTCACCGGCCGATCCGGCACCAGCCGCAGCACCCGGGTCTGCGTCGCCGACGTGGTCGCGGGCGGGCCGCCGCGCGCGGTCGGGCTCGGCGGGCTGTCCTCGGCCGGCATCGTGATCGACGGCGCTGACCGGATGCTGGCATTGTCCACCGCGGCAAGCGAATTCGGGCAGCTGCTGGTGGCCGACCCCGTACCGTCGGGTGGCTGGGGCCCGTGGCGGGTGCTGGTGCGGGCCGACGAGCCCGCAGTGCTGTCGGCCTTCGCGGTGGCCGCGGCCGGCGAGGAGGATCGGCTGCTGATCGTGCGGGAGCGGGACGGGTGCGTGACCCTGTCGGTGCACGACGCGCACGACGGGACCTGGCTGCTGGACGCGGATCTGCCCGGCGCGGGCACGGTCGCGGCGATCACGGCCGGCGACGAGCCGGGCGTACTCGTGCTCAGTTACACCGATTGGCTACGGCCGCTGGGCATGTGGCGGCTGGACGTGCGGACCGGGGCCGTCGCCGCGGCCGATCCGGCGGCGCGCGCCCTGTCCGGAATCACGGTCACCCGCACCACCTTCCGCTCCGGTGACGGCACCGAGGTGCCGCTGACCGTGCTGGCTCCGGCCGGGCCGCGGATACCGCGGCCCACCATCCTGAGCTGCTACGGCGGTTTCGGCATCACCCTGCGGCCCGGATATCAGCCCGACGGGCTGACCTGGGTGCGGGCCGGCGGGGTGATGGCCATCGCGGGGGTCCGCGGCGGCGGCGAACGCGGCCGGCAGTGGCATCGCGACGGCGCAGGCGTGCACAAGCCCAACGCCTTCGCCGATCTGCACGCGGCGGGGGACTGGCTGGTGGCCTCGGGCTGGACCCGGCGCGGCGGGCTGGCGCTGCAGGGCGGCAGCAACGGCGGGCTGATGGCGGTCGGCGCGATGGTGGCGCGGCCGCGGGACTACGCCGTGGTCGTCAGCGCCGGCGCCCCGCTGGACATGGTCCGCTACGAACGCTGGGGGCTGGGCCGGGCCTGGCGCGAGGAGTACGGCTCCGCGGCCGATCCCGTCGCGCTGCGGGTCCTGTTGCGGTACTCGCCCTATCACAACGCCGTCGCGCGGGCCGGCACGCCGTGCCACTGGCCGCCCACGCTGCTGACCACCGGCGACAGCGACACCCGGGTCCCCGCGGTGCACTCGCTGAAGATGGCCGCCGCGCTGGACTGCGACGGCGGCGGGCCGGTCCTGCTGGACGTGATCGCGGGCATGGGCCACGCCGGGGGCGGCCGGGACCCCGAACTCGCCCTCGTCCGCCTGCTCGCCTTCGTCGCCCGCCACACCGGATTACGACTGGACTACGACCCCGAATCCGCTGATCCGGCCCCACCGCAGCCGGGCTAA
- a CDS encoding MFS transporter, protein MRITATATPAADLRRYRVAQTASTFGSTLTATAVSVVAVVGLGAGPRGTACVVAGAMIPSLVLGPAAGVLLDRVRRPRRLLLTADLVAAAAVLTCAVATTAGALTLAGLIALSVVLGTARVVIEGVYFAHLTTLGVTDLGRARAGLQSATMASRSVAATVAGPLVTTVGAAAMFAGDAITYLFSAYCLVRITAPDLRPTEPRQGFAREFADGVRVVRGHPLLAALALYVLAGGVTAGGVSALRAVFLLRVAALPVAAYGIPAVIATLAAAAGALVAPRLHVPAGRVLSLSVLGAALGTAVLPAASGPVAVVLVTACVATAVPMFFGALFNIALVTVIGDGAGDGYFARIGALLATGTTAAGLLGAVLGGTLGERFGARTAIGMFVVADLVVAVAFLVAVERVGAARAATADPTVAVA, encoded by the coding sequence ATGAGAATCACGGCTACCGCGACCCCCGCCGCCGATCTGCGGCGGTACCGGGTGGCGCAGACGGCCTCGACCTTCGGCAGCACCCTCACCGCGACCGCGGTCTCCGTGGTCGCGGTCGTCGGGCTGGGGGCCGGGCCGCGCGGGACGGCCTGTGTCGTGGCCGGCGCCATGATCCCGTCCCTGGTACTCGGTCCGGCGGCCGGCGTGCTGCTGGACCGGGTGCGCCGACCGCGGCGGCTGCTGCTGACGGCCGATCTGGTCGCCGCGGCCGCCGTGCTCACCTGCGCGGTGGCGACGACCGCGGGCGCGCTGACCCTCGCCGGACTGATCGCGCTGTCCGTCGTACTCGGCACGGCCCGGGTGGTGATCGAGGGCGTCTACTTCGCCCATCTGACCACGCTCGGGGTGACCGACCTGGGCCGGGCCCGCGCCGGACTGCAATCGGCCACCATGGCTTCGCGGTCCGTCGCGGCCACCGTCGCCGGGCCGCTGGTGACCACGGTCGGCGCGGCCGCGATGTTCGCCGGTGACGCGATCACCTACCTGTTCAGCGCGTACTGCCTCGTCCGCATCACCGCGCCGGATCTGCGGCCGACCGAGCCGCGGCAGGGCTTCGCCCGCGAATTCGCCGACGGCGTACGGGTGGTGCGCGGCCATCCGTTGCTCGCGGCGCTGGCGCTGTACGTGCTCGCCGGTGGCGTCACCGCGGGCGGGGTCAGCGCGCTGCGGGCGGTGTTCCTGTTGCGCGTGGCGGCGTTACCCGTTGCGGCGTACGGGATTCCGGCGGTGATCGCGACCCTGGCCGCGGCCGCCGGTGCGCTGGTGGCGCCGCGGCTGCACGTCCCGGCGGGCCGGGTGCTGTCGCTGTCGGTGCTCGGCGCCGCGCTCGGCACCGCGGTGCTGCCGGCGGCATCGGGGCCGGTCGCGGTCGTCCTGGTCACCGCCTGCGTGGCGACCGCGGTGCCGATGTTCTTCGGCGCGCTGTTCAACATCGCGCTGGTGACGGTGATCGGTGACGGCGCCGGTGACGGGTATTTCGCGCGGATCGGCGCCCTGCTCGCCACCGGGACCACCGCGGCGGGCCTGCTCGGCGCGGTGCTGGGCGGGACGCTCGGCGAACGTTTCGGGGCCCGCACCGCGATCGGGATGTTCGTCGTCGCCGATCTCGTTGTGGCGGTGGCCTTTCTGGTGGCCGTCGAGCGGGTGGGCGCCGCGCGCGCCGCCACCGCCGACCCGACCGTGGCGGTGGCGTGA
- the lanKC gene encoding class III lanthionine synthetase LanKC, translating into MLHDAAFAFAHPDHYEPYERTDPGTRFNPTRPPAGWTRHESDVWTQWTPPHTELPEQGWKVHVSSALATTGQVLDVVSAICAELVVPFKHPTGLNYFAWMHGKHSSRVQSGKFCTLYPATADLAATLLARLEAELSGVAGPYVLTDRRFGASQCVSYRYGAFRARYRLEPDGTRVPVVRLPGGADIPDERRPEFVLPEGVADPFQPADEPDPDEEVSFHGYTFDSVLRHSNAGGAYRAHRADGTVVFVKEARAHTGYVGDEDAGTRLRREYLTLRALHAAAPGLAPEPVELFTEWEHTYLVTEFVPGATLDKWMVANTPLIHAGEESAVLADYYRRCTHILDRVTARLAELHELGYAFVDVSPGNILVDAGDTVRLIDFEATQPADRPLGLLGTPGYEPPESRSRSGRATTDPLHVDAYGLSALAQLLVFPMHEAARRCPETLDHLYAELAERCPPPAPLWSAVLRNRPGRTVRYLPGPARVRSAPAEAVRLLRDRTADALERMAEPGNPRWVYPTGPQGHRTNTRCVAHGTAGVLHALRAAGREIDPAVSNRLRADALRERRATGPGLLFGNAGIAWVLDDLGEHDAAAELLAAAGAHRLATESPGWGGGAAGVATTHLSFFHRTGDTYHLDRAQRLLDGIPDGDALTAALGPDHPSGLVRGRPGIALALYYLAAFTGSDEPFERGLRLLRDELVHAEPLPVGATGFRMSATDRRNMPYLSCGSAGFALVAARYLGRRPDPELAELLRTCVRAVDIRFTASPGLFQGQAGMALVQADLAARFPAGNFLPDPAARPTALFKYAIADETGVRWLGTSGQRLTAELASGSAGILLALQHATAGVTDPLFTLDHCLEPALCAR; encoded by the coding sequence ATGCTTCACGACGCAGCATTCGCGTTCGCCCACCCCGACCACTACGAGCCGTACGAGCGCACCGATCCGGGCACGCGATTCAATCCCACGCGGCCCCCGGCCGGCTGGACGCGGCACGAGTCCGACGTGTGGACGCAGTGGACGCCACCGCACACCGAACTGCCCGAGCAGGGCTGGAAGGTGCACGTGTCGAGCGCACTCGCCACCACCGGCCAGGTGCTCGACGTGGTGAGCGCGATCTGCGCCGAACTGGTTGTGCCGTTCAAACATCCGACCGGTCTCAACTATTTCGCGTGGATGCACGGCAAGCACAGCAGCCGCGTGCAGAGCGGCAAGTTCTGCACCCTGTATCCCGCGACGGCGGACCTGGCCGCGACCCTGCTGGCCCGGCTGGAAGCCGAATTGTCCGGAGTCGCCGGGCCGTATGTGCTGACCGACCGGAGATTCGGTGCCTCGCAATGCGTTTCCTACCGCTACGGCGCCTTCCGGGCGCGGTACCGGCTGGAGCCCGACGGCACCCGGGTGCCGGTCGTGCGCCTGCCCGGCGGCGCCGACATCCCCGACGAGCGCCGTCCCGAATTCGTCCTGCCCGAGGGTGTCGCGGACCCGTTCCAGCCGGCCGACGAGCCGGATCCGGACGAGGAGGTGAGCTTCCACGGCTACACCTTCGACAGCGTGCTGCGGCACAGCAACGCCGGCGGCGCCTACCGCGCGCACCGGGCCGACGGCACCGTCGTCTTCGTGAAAGAGGCTCGGGCGCATACCGGTTACGTCGGGGACGAGGATGCCGGCACCCGGCTGCGGCGCGAATATCTCACGCTGCGGGCCCTGCACGCGGCCGCGCCGGGCCTGGCGCCGGAACCGGTCGAACTGTTCACCGAATGGGAACACACCTATCTGGTCACCGAATTCGTGCCCGGCGCCACGCTCGACAAGTGGATGGTCGCGAACACCCCGCTGATCCACGCGGGGGAGGAGTCCGCGGTCCTCGCCGACTACTACCGGCGGTGTACGCACATTCTCGACCGGGTCACCGCCCGGCTGGCGGAACTGCACGAGCTCGGTTACGCCTTCGTGGACGTCTCGCCCGGCAACATCCTCGTCGACGCCGGAGATACCGTGCGGCTGATCGACTTCGAGGCGACCCAGCCCGCCGACCGTCCGCTGGGCCTGCTCGGCACACCGGGTTACGAACCACCGGAATCGCGGTCGCGCAGCGGCCGGGCCACGACCGATCCGTTGCATGTGGACGCCTACGGGTTGTCCGCGCTCGCGCAACTGCTGGTCTTCCCGATGCACGAGGCCGCCCGGCGGTGCCCGGAGACGCTGGACCACCTGTATGCCGAACTGGCCGAACGGTGTCCGCCACCGGCGCCGCTGTGGTCGGCTGTGCTGCGGAACCGCCCCGGCCGGACCGTGCGGTACCTGCCGGGCCCGGCGCGGGTGCGCTCGGCCCCGGCGGAGGCGGTGCGCCTGCTGCGCGACCGCACCGCCGACGCGCTGGAGCGGATGGCCGAGCCCGGCAATCCACGCTGGGTGTATCCCACCGGGCCGCAAGGACATCGGACCAACACCCGATGTGTGGCGCACGGGACCGCCGGGGTGCTGCACGCCCTGCGCGCCGCCGGTCGCGAGATCGACCCGGCGGTGTCGAACCGGCTGCGCGCCGATGCGCTGCGCGAACGTCGTGCCACCGGCCCGGGACTGTTGTTCGGCAATGCCGGAATCGCCTGGGTCCTGGACGATCTCGGTGAGCACGACGCCGCGGCGGAACTGCTCGCCGCGGCCGGCGCGCACCGGCTCGCGACCGAATCACCCGGCTGGGGCGGCGGCGCGGCGGGTGTCGCGACGACCCACCTGTCGTTCTTCCACCGCACCGGTGATACGTACCACCTCGACCGGGCGCAACGCCTGCTCGACGGTATCCCCGACGGTGACGCGCTGACCGCCGCGCTGGGGCCGGACCATCCGTCCGGCCTGGTGCGCGGCCGTCCCGGTATCGCCCTCGCGCTGTACTACCTGGCCGCCTTCACCGGGAGCGACGAGCCGTTCGAGCGCGGATTACGCCTGCTGCGTGACGAACTCGTCCACGCCGAGCCACTGCCGGTGGGCGCCACCGGATTCCGGATGTCGGCCACCGATCGGCGCAACATGCCGTATCTGAGTTGCGGCAGTGCGGGTTTCGCACTCGTCGCGGCCCGGTACCTCGGCCGCCGGCCGGATCCGGAACTCGCCGAACTGCTGCGCACCTGCGTGCGGGCGGTCGACATCCGGTTCACCGCGAGCCCTGGCCTGTTCCAGGGGCAGGCCGGAATGGCGCTCGTACAGGCCGATCTCGCCGCCCGCTTCCCGGCCGGGAACTTCCTGCCGGATCCGGCCGCCCGGCCCACGGCCCTGTTCAAGTACGCGATCGCCGACGAGACCGGCGTCCGCTGGCTCGGCACCTCCGGGCAGCGGCTCACCGCCGAACTGGCCAGCGGATCCGCGGGCATCCTGCTCGCCCTCCAGCACGCCACCGCCGGCGTCACCGATCCGCTGTTCACCCTCGACCACTGCCTCGAACCCGCCCTGTGCGCGCGCTGA
- a CDS encoding sensor histidine kinase, protein MQRPEPTDPGEPAPVRRPVLARLRTARGGGGPAATSRRPPARTGAAALRRGIADVTLVVVVGLVDMAVWGGAHRDLTGGGRLPWWGLPTLTVALCCALLLRHRFPLTVWVATWLFTAINLAVPQYYPFAYLLVAVYTVARRAPSPAARLVLVASALPLTLFSYRSARSAAQHEVGGFLPAAAIWAIILAVAWGLGRLVYSREQHARAERERLVAAAEQALAEQRLQLARELHDSVSGAVAGMILHAAAARAMTTGADPRVGRALHVIEQAGAQAMTELHSMLGLLRSPGAAAPQHRFTEVDGLLDTAHRTGLRVRSEVTGRARPLPPEADLAAYRTVQESLTNATKHAGRDASVALGITWTDAALDLTVRSRGHGAPPAAAALSSGNGLRGLRERLDALGGELRYGPDGDDWCVHATLPATPDGLS, encoded by the coding sequence ATGCAGCGGCCCGAGCCGACGGATCCGGGCGAACCCGCACCGGTTCGCCGGCCGGTGCTCGCGCGTCTGCGTACCGCGCGCGGTGGCGGCGGTCCGGCCGCGACGAGCCGGCGACCACCGGCGCGGACCGGGGCGGCCGCACTGCGCCGCGGGATCGCCGACGTGACCCTGGTCGTCGTGGTCGGCCTGGTGGACATGGCCGTCTGGGGCGGGGCGCACCGCGATCTGACCGGCGGCGGCCGGCTGCCGTGGTGGGGACTGCCCACGCTGACCGTGGCCCTGTGTTGCGCGCTACTGCTGCGGCATCGGTTCCCGCTCACCGTGTGGGTGGCGACCTGGTTGTTCACCGCGATCAATCTCGCTGTGCCGCAATACTATCCGTTCGCCTATCTGCTGGTGGCGGTGTACACGGTCGCGCGGCGGGCGCCGAGCCCGGCCGCCCGTCTGGTACTCGTCGCCTCGGCACTGCCGCTGACCCTGTTCAGCTACCGCTCCGCCCGGTCCGCCGCCCAGCACGAGGTGGGTGGTTTCCTGCCCGCCGCCGCGATCTGGGCGATCATCCTCGCCGTCGCCTGGGGCCTCGGCCGGCTGGTGTACAGCCGGGAACAGCACGCGCGCGCGGAACGGGAGCGGCTGGTCGCGGCCGCCGAACAGGCGCTGGCCGAACAACGCCTGCAACTCGCGCGCGAACTGCACGACAGCGTCTCCGGCGCGGTCGCCGGCATGATCCTGCACGCCGCCGCCGCGCGGGCCATGACCACCGGCGCGGATCCGCGGGTCGGCCGGGCGCTGCACGTGATCGAGCAGGCGGGTGCGCAGGCCATGACCGAACTGCACTCCATGCTGGGCCTGCTGCGCTCCCCCGGCGCGGCCGCCCCGCAACACCGGTTCACCGAGGTCGACGGCCTGCTCGACACCGCGCACCGCACCGGGCTGCGGGTGCGCAGCGAGGTCACCGGCCGCGCCCGGCCGCTCCCGCCGGAGGCCGATCTGGCCGCGTACCGGACCGTCCAGGAGTCGCTGACCAACGCCACCAAACACGCCGGCCGGGACGCGTCGGTGGCGCTGGGCATCACCTGGACCGACGCCGCGCTGGACCTCACCGTCCGCAGCCGCGGCCACGGCGCGCCACCCGCGGCGGCCGCGCTGTCCTCCGGCAACGGCCTGCGCGGCCTGCGCGAGCGGCTCGACGCACTCGGCGGCGAACTGCGCTACGGACCCGACGGCGACGACTGGTGCGTGCACGCCACGCTGCCCGCGACCCCGGACGGGCTGTCGTGA
- a CDS encoding response regulator transcription factor yields the protein MTITVVVAEDEALVRAGCVLLLGAAADIEVVGEAGDGAAAVAAVETCSPRVILMDLRMPVLDGIAATRQITAAPGAPAVLVLTTFHDAAAVQEALAAGASGFLLKQAAPADLVEAVRRCAAGDGWLDPAIVGGVLDTLRRAGPRAASAPAALAALTAREREVLVLMAHGRSNAEISAELFISEATTRTHVAHVIGKTGSRDRTQAVVLAYRSGLMG from the coding sequence GTGACCATCACCGTGGTCGTCGCCGAGGACGAGGCGCTGGTGCGCGCGGGGTGCGTCCTGCTGCTCGGCGCGGCCGCCGACATCGAGGTGGTCGGCGAGGCGGGCGACGGCGCGGCCGCCGTGGCCGCGGTCGAAACCTGTTCGCCCCGAGTGATTCTCATGGATCTGCGGATGCCGGTGCTGGACGGCATCGCGGCGACCCGGCAGATCACCGCGGCCCCCGGCGCCCCGGCGGTGCTGGTGCTCACCACCTTTCACGACGCCGCCGCGGTGCAGGAGGCGCTGGCCGCCGGCGCGAGCGGTTTCCTGCTCAAACAGGCCGCCCCGGCCGACCTGGTCGAGGCCGTCCGCCGCTGCGCCGCCGGCGACGGCTGGCTCGATCCCGCGATCGTGGGCGGCGTCCTGGACACGCTGCGCCGCGCCGGTCCGCGCGCGGCCTCCGCGCCGGCCGCCCTCGCGGCGCTCACCGCCCGGGAGCGAGAAGTGCTGGTGCTCATGGCACACGGCCGTTCCAACGCCGAGATCAGCGCCGAACTGTTCATCAGCGAGGCCACCACCCGCACCCACGTCGCGCACGTGATCGGCAAGACCGGCTCCCGCGACCGCACCCAGGCCGTCGTGCTCGCCTACCGCAGCGGGCTCATGGGCTGA